AGCAGAGCGTCACGTTCACCATGTGACCATCATCGGTCAGGGTCTTGCAGGCCTTTAGGCCATCCCAGGTCAGCGGCACTTTGACGGCGATGTTTTCGGCGATCTCAACCAGTTTGCGGCCTTCGGCAATCATCGTCTCGGCATCTGTCGCGGTCACCTCGGCGGACACCGGGCCGTCGACGAGATCACAGATCTCTTTCGTGACCTCGATAATGTCGCGACCGGATTTCTTGATCAGCGAGGGGTTGGTGGTCACACCGTCCACCATGCCCAGGTCGTTCAGCTCGGCAATGGCGTCGATTTCGGCGGTATCAACGAAGAATTTCATGGGGGCAGTCCTTTGATGGGTTGGCCTCTGTCCCGGATGCCTTTACCTCATGAAGGGACCCACTGAAACCCCTGGCCCACGAAAGGTGATCCGTGCCCGATCCAGAGTTTTTCGACCAAGGTGATCTGGTTGCTGTCCTGACCACGCAACCCCTTGATCGGCTTCTGGATTACAAAGCGCCCGAAGGCGGTTGCTTTCGGGGTGCCTTTGTCGAGGTCCCGCTTGGCCCCCGCAAGGTGATGGGCGTCGTCTGGGGGCCGGGGCAAGGAGATTTCGACCGGTCCAGGATTCGCTCGGTCATCCGGGTGCTGGATGTGGCCCCGATGCGCGACGAGATGCGTACGTTTCTGGGCCGCGCCGCTGACTACACGCTGACACCCATGTCGATGATGCTGCGGCTTGCGACCCGCGCGCCGGGCCTGGGCGATCCGCAATCCATGCGCAAGGTATATCGCTTGGGCGAAGGGGTGCCGGATCGTCAAACCGACGCGCGACGCCGTGTGCTCGAAGTGCTGCGCGAATACGGCGGGTTGTCGTTCACGCTCAAGGAACTGGCAGAAATGGCCGGGGTGACTCCGACGGTCGTCAAGGGGTTGGTAAAACAGGATGTCGTCCGAGAGGAGGACAGTCCCCGTGATCTGCCTTATCCACATCTGGACCCCGACCTGCCAAGCAAGGACTTGAGCGACGACCAAGCGACCGCCGCCGAAACCCTGCGCGCTGGGCTACAATCACAGAAATACGGCACGACGCTGCTCAAGGGTGTGACCGGTTCCGGCAAGACAGAGGTCTATCTGGAGGCCGTCGCCGAATGTCTGCGCCTAGGTAAACAAGCTCTCGTGCTGCTGCCCGAGATTGCACTGACCGCTGAATTCCTGACCCGGATCGAGGCTCGGTTTGGCGCACGGCCCGCCGAATGGCACTCGGGCGTCACGATGACGGAACGGCGCCGGGTTTGGCGCATGGTGGGTCAGGGGGACGCGCAGGTGGTGGTCGGTGCGCGCTCGTCGCTGTTTCTGCCGTTCCGCCACCTTGGCCTGATCATTGTGGATGAGGAACACGACACCTCTTACAAGCAAGAGGATGGCGTGACCTACAACGCCCGCGACATGGCGGTGCTGCGGTCGGCCATTTGCGGCGCCCGTGTCGTGCTGGCCAGCGCCACGCCCTC
This Falsiruegeria litorea R37 DNA region includes the following protein-coding sequences:
- the fsa gene encoding fructose-6-phosphate aldolase, whose amino-acid sequence is MKFFVDTAEIDAIAELNDLGMVDGVTTNPSLIKKSGRDIIEVTKEICDLVDGPVSAEVTATDAETMIAEGRKLVEIAENIAVKVPLTWDGLKACKTLTDDGHMVNVTLCFSANQALLAAKAGASFISPFIGRLDDINLDGMELIEDIRTIYDNFGFETEILAASIRSVNHILDSARIGADVITAPPAVIKAMVNHPLTDKGLDAFLADIKAADIKIL